One genomic window of Terriglobia bacterium includes the following:
- a CDS encoding aminotransferase class I/II-fold pyridoxal phosphate-dependent enzyme gives MKLDTKGRIAKRMQGVRGEAAFEMLGRANELERQGRDIIHLEIGEPDFDTPGPIIRAGIEWLKKGATHYSPVPGVWDLRSAIAAHLSAQHPAKVDPKNILVTPGAKMMIFSIIQSIVDPGDEVICPDPSYPAYEAAIRMAAAVPVRVRLEESKQFRFDLNELARQITPRTKLIVVNSPQNPTGGVLTLDDLKKVADLARKHDLLILSDEIYSEIYYTERPASIL, from the coding sequence GTGAAGCTGGATACGAAGGGCCGGATCGCAAAAAGGATGCAGGGAGTTCGCGGCGAGGCCGCGTTCGAGATGTTGGGGCGCGCCAATGAGTTGGAGCGGCAGGGCCGCGACATCATCCACCTGGAAATCGGCGAGCCGGATTTCGATACACCGGGCCCGATCATTCGCGCCGGCATCGAATGGTTGAAGAAAGGCGCCACCCACTACTCTCCGGTTCCCGGCGTCTGGGACCTGAGATCGGCCATCGCGGCCCATCTGTCGGCGCAGCACCCCGCGAAGGTTGATCCGAAAAATATCCTGGTCACGCCCGGCGCAAAGATGATGATCTTTTCCATCATCCAGTCGATCGTGGATCCGGGCGACGAAGTCATCTGCCCCGATCCCTCCTATCCCGCGTACGAGGCGGCGATTCGGATGGCAGCTGCGGTTCCGGTCCGGGTGCGGCTCGAAGAGTCAAAGCAATTCCGCTTCGATCTCAATGAGCTGGCGCGGCAGATTACGCCACGCACCAAATTGATCGTCGTCAACTCACCGCAGAATCCGACCGGCGGGGTACTGACGCTGGACGACCTGAAGAAAGTGGCGGACCTCGCAAGGAAACATGACCTGTTGATCCTTTCCGACGAGATCTATTCCGAGATCTACTACACCGAGCGGCCGGCAAGCATTCTGGA
- a CDS encoding Rieske 2Fe-2S domain-containing protein: MSDKWIRAANLSELPGEGLGHAVKADGLDIAIFRWNERVYAIEDRCPHLGFPLSEGMMQSGEVICSWHGWHVRLEDGTCRRERERAKVWDCEIRDGEIYVNLR; this comes from the coding sequence GTGAGCGATAAGTGGATTCGTGCCGCAAACCTGTCGGAATTACCCGGCGAAGGGCTCGGACATGCCGTCAAGGCCGACGGCCTGGATATTGCCATCTTCCGATGGAACGAGCGCGTCTACGCCATTGAAGATCGCTGTCCTCACCTTGGTTTTCCGCTCAGCGAGGGCATGATGCAATCCGGCGAAGTCATCTGCAGCTGGCATGGCTGGCATGTACGCCTTGAAGACGGGACCTGCCGGCGGGAACGGGAGCGGGCCAAAGTCTGGGATTGCGAGATCCGCGATGGGGAGATCTACGTCAATCTCCGATAG
- a CDS encoding M48 family metalloprotease encodes MISFLLGALLLLTSGNSVNFFSVKQDVEIGAESSKEAEHSLRLIRNLTLNQYVGAIAQRITQNRSLPPLKYRFQIVNSREINSLGFPGGPIYLYRGLVDMASNDDELAAIVAHEVSHVASRHGTQQLSKQLLLEAPISIAGGLPISEVWKEEISKLGITLGVDAPFLRYSRDQELEADLMAVHLMANAQFDPNAFLTLIEKINESQAPFLFNHPQAKIISPELAGEIDRLSLQAHHAHDNAGFRGFRAALLKLSFPEPVKAASPADAPPDELANVFTHPMDYYRIGYPAGWQVTRTGANGAIIAPADGVQPSGDVHRGVMFDLFDISGTDRSFTLEEATNRLMVFLRQRNQSLRIVPGAQTQMLVSDEPGVRTIMIGKSDTSSSSEVAWVVTRLYYQSLFYMVFVAPEDEFPMYQPVFEQMIRNARLR; translated from the coding sequence ATGATCAGTTTCCTGTTGGGAGCCCTGCTGCTCCTGACTTCCGGCAATAGCGTCAATTTCTTTTCTGTGAAACAGGACGTGGAGATTGGAGCGGAATCTTCCAAAGAGGCGGAGCACTCTCTCCGGCTCATCAGGAACCTGACGTTGAATCAATATGTGGGCGCGATCGCTCAGCGGATCACACAGAATCGTTCCCTGCCGCCGCTCAAATACCGGTTTCAAATCGTAAATTCTCGCGAGATCAATTCGCTGGGATTCCCCGGCGGTCCGATTTACCTCTACCGCGGCCTCGTCGATATGGCGTCGAATGACGACGAACTTGCGGCAATCGTCGCGCACGAAGTCAGCCATGTCGCGTCACGGCACGGAACTCAGCAACTGTCGAAGCAGCTTCTGCTCGAGGCTCCGATTTCGATTGCGGGCGGCTTACCGATTTCGGAGGTCTGGAAGGAAGAGATCTCGAAACTCGGAATTACTCTCGGTGTGGATGCTCCATTCCTGAGGTACAGCCGCGATCAGGAACTGGAAGCCGATCTGATGGCAGTACACCTGATGGCCAATGCGCAGTTCGATCCGAATGCGTTTCTTACCTTGATCGAGAAGATCAACGAATCTCAGGCGCCGTTTCTGTTCAATCATCCGCAAGCGAAAATCATTTCACCGGAACTCGCCGGGGAAATCGACCGCCTCAGCCTTCAGGCACATCATGCCCACGACAACGCCGGCTTCCGCGGATTCCGAGCCGCGTTGCTGAAACTCTCTTTCCCCGAACCCGTCAAAGCCGCAAGCCCCGCCGATGCGCCGCCGGACGAACTCGCCAATGTATTCACGCACCCGATGGATTATTACCGCATTGGATATCCGGCGGGATGGCAAGTGACCCGAACAGGCGCGAATGGCGCGATTATCGCGCCGGCAGATGGCGTTCAGCCTTCGGGAGATGTTCATCGCGGTGTCATGTTCGATCTGTTTGATATTTCCGGAACCGACCGCTCATTCACACTCGAAGAAGCCACGAATCGCCTCATGGTGTTCCTGCGCCAGCGCAATCAGTCGCTGCGAATCGTACCTGGCGCTCAGACCCAGATGCTCGTCAGCGACGAGCCCGGCGTCCGAACCATCATGATCGGCAAGTCCGACACCAGCAGCAGCTCTGAAGTCGCATGGGTTGTGACTCGCCTCTACTACCAGAGCCTCTTTTATATGGTGTTCGTCGCGCCGGAAGACGAATTCCCGATGTATCAGCCGGTGTTTGAGCAGATGATCCGAAACGCCAGACTGAGATAA
- the rpiA gene encoding ribose-5-phosphate isomerase RpiA: MSDNLKREAALAALEEIRDGMVVGLGTGSTASIFIRELGKAGRQVLGIPTSEESGRIAAEVGVRLTTFSEHPVIDVTVDGADEVSPELHLTKGLGGALVREKIVAHASTRVVIIVDETKLVQKLGSKAVIPVEVIPLAVPRILLQLKQAAVRQKNGKPFISDNGNNILDWKSGPLDDPAAVEKELKAMTGVVDSGIFANVANVVIVAGSSGIQRKGK, translated from the coding sequence ATGAGCGACAATCTCAAACGCGAAGCCGCGCTTGCCGCGCTGGAAGAGATCCGGGACGGAATGGTCGTGGGCTTGGGTACGGGTTCGACCGCTTCTATTTTTATTCGTGAACTCGGCAAGGCCGGGCGGCAGGTCCTGGGGATTCCGACTTCCGAAGAATCGGGGCGGATTGCCGCGGAAGTGGGAGTCCGGCTGACGACTTTCAGCGAGCATCCGGTTATCGACGTCACGGTCGACGGCGCGGATGAAGTCTCTCCGGAATTACACCTGACAAAGGGCCTGGGCGGCGCCCTTGTGCGCGAGAAGATCGTGGCTCACGCCTCGACGCGCGTCGTGATCATCGTCGATGAAACCAAGCTGGTTCAGAAGCTCGGATCAAAAGCGGTGATTCCCGTTGAGGTCATTCCTCTCGCCGTTCCACGGATTCTGCTTCAACTGAAACAGGCTGCCGTTCGACAGAAGAACGGCAAGCCATTCATCTCCGATAACGGCAACAACATTCTCGACTGGAAAAGCGGCCCCCTCGACGATCCGGCCGCCGTCGAGAAGGAACTCAAGGCGATGACCGGAGTGGTGGATTCCGGGATTTTTGCAAATGTTGCCAATGTGGTCATTGTTGCGGGTTCATCGGGGATTCAAAGAAAAGGGAAGTAA
- the folE gene encoding GTP cyclohydrolase I FolE, giving the protein MIDEIRSILEQIGEDPARDGLQNTPSRVDRAMRFLTSGYQMDPEEILGKALFDVAYDEMVIVRDIEVFSLCEHHLLPFFGKCHVGYIPNGRVIGLSKIPRLVDMYARRLQVQERLTTQIADTINNKIHPRGVAVVVEAQHLCMIMRGVEKQNSVAVTSSMLGAFKDNQNTRNEFLTLVRNPK; this is encoded by the coding sequence ATGATTGACGAGATACGGTCGATCCTGGAGCAGATCGGCGAGGATCCGGCGCGTGACGGCCTTCAGAACACCCCTTCCCGGGTCGACCGGGCGATGCGTTTCCTGACCAGCGGCTATCAGATGGATCCCGAAGAAATTCTGGGTAAGGCGCTCTTCGATGTCGCATACGACGAGATGGTCATCGTTCGCGATATCGAAGTTTTCAGCCTGTGCGAGCATCACCTCCTGCCGTTTTTCGGCAAGTGCCATGTCGGCTATATTCCGAACGGCCGCGTCATCGGCCTCAGTAAGATTCCGAGACTGGTGGACATGTATGCCCGCAGGCTCCAGGTGCAGGAACGGCTGACGACCCAGATTGCAGACACCATCAACAACAAAATTCATCCTCGCGGTGTGGCGGTGGTTGTCGAGGCGCAGCACCTTTGCATGATCATGCGCGGCGTGGAGAAACAGAATTCGGTCGCGGTGACGAGCTCGATGCTCGGCGCTTTCAAAGACAACCAGAATACTCGAAACGAATTCCTCACTCTGGTGCGTAATCCGAAGTGA
- a CDS encoding response regulator codes for MPAGRNAVTHGVSHGTGIASVNGMSVPLKVLLVEDDQAMAQMCAKLIRRRGHLAVIANSCENAVRIVSDSDDIDVVVSDVQMPEMSGIQLLEVLHNLRETLPVVLMTGYGNTASPAQVLALGAADYIIKPFEPDAFVACVERVTRSRHNTAAS; via the coding sequence ATGCCTGCAGGCCGGAATGCGGTTACACATGGGGTTAGCCATGGCACCGGGATTGCCAGCGTAAACGGAATGTCGGTGCCGTTGAAAGTGTTACTTGTCGAGGACGATCAGGCGATGGCACAGATGTGCGCAAAGCTGATCCGCAGGCGCGGACACCTGGCCGTGATTGCGAACTCCTGCGAAAACGCGGTCCGAATCGTATCGGATTCCGATGACATCGACGTTGTCGTGTCCGATGTCCAGATGCCGGAGATGAGCGGAATCCAGCTGCTGGAAGTGCTGCACAATCTGAGAGAAACGCTGCCGGTCGTTCTGATGACGGGCTATGGCAATACCGCCAGCCCGGCACAGGTTCTGGCCCTGGGCGCCGCCGACTACATCATCAAGCCTTTTGAACCGGATGCCTTTGTCGCCTGCGTGGAGCGGGTTACAAGATCCCGTCACAACACGGCCGCCAGTTAA
- a CDS encoding zinc ribbon domain-containing protein: MPIYEYECAKCGKTIETIQKMSDKPLKKHAGCGGTLTKLISASGFQFKGTGWYVTDYARKDSKTETTESKDSTSTKDTSSNGNKEGSSKTGTEKTGKKDSSAKSGGKKE; the protein is encoded by the coding sequence ATGCCGATCTACGAATACGAGTGCGCCAAGTGCGGCAAAACCATCGAAACCATCCAGAAGATGTCCGACAAACCCTTGAAAAAACACGCGGGCTGCGGCGGTACGCTCACCAAGCTGATCTCCGCCTCCGGCTTTCAGTTCAAAGGCACGGGATGGTATGTGACGGACTATGCCCGCAAGGACTCCAAAACCGAAACGACAGAGAGCAAGGATTCCACTTCAACGAAAGACACCTCCTCCAATGGCAACAAGGAAGGCAGCAGCAAAACCGGCACAGAAAAAACCGGCAAGAAAGACAGCAGCGCCAAGTCCGGCGGCAAAAAAGAATAA
- the nth gene encoding endonuclease III, whose translation MATRKAAAKPAQKKPARKTAAPSPAAKKNKYLRAEQIYSRLQSAYPDAKCALDHQNPLQLLVATILSAQSTDKMVNIITPALFKKYNTAAQLADADTADLETMIHSSGFFRNKAKSIKAAARLMADEYGGKVPEEMDQLLKLPGVARKTANVVLGVAYGKAEGVVVDTHVQRLSRRLDFTKEERPDRIEQDLMQLFPRDKWILLAHLLIHHGRAKCRALRPKCAECPIEDLCYAEDKTV comes from the coding sequence ATGGCAACAAGGAAGGCAGCAGCAAAACCGGCACAGAAAAAACCGGCAAGAAAGACAGCAGCGCCAAGTCCGGCGGCAAAAAAGAATAAGTACCTTCGCGCCGAACAGATCTATTCCCGTCTCCAGAGCGCCTACCCCGACGCGAAATGCGCCCTGGATCACCAGAATCCTCTCCAGCTGCTGGTCGCCACCATCCTGTCCGCCCAGAGCACGGACAAAATGGTAAACATCATCACTCCCGCGCTCTTCAAGAAATACAACACCGCTGCGCAGCTCGCGGACGCGGACACGGCGGACCTGGAAACCATGATCCATTCCAGCGGGTTTTTCCGGAATAAAGCCAAAAGCATCAAAGCAGCGGCCCGCCTCATGGCTGATGAATACGGCGGAAAAGTTCCCGAAGAGATGGACCAGCTGCTCAAGCTGCCCGGAGTTGCGAGAAAGACGGCGAATGTCGTACTGGGCGTGGCTTATGGCAAGGCGGAGGGCGTCGTCGTCGATACCCACGTGCAGCGGTTGTCGCGGCGGCTCGATTTCACGAAGGAAGAGCGGCCGGACAGGATCGAACAGGACCTGATGCAGCTTTTTCCGCGCGATAAATGGATTCTGCTCGCCCACCTGCTGATTCATCACGGCCGCGCCAAATGCAGGGCGCTGCGGCCGAAATGCGCGGAGTGCCCGATTGAAGATCTCTGTTATGCCGAAGATAAGACGGTATGA